In Kordia antarctica, the following proteins share a genomic window:
- a CDS encoding type I polyketide synthase, whose amino-acid sequence MEQTIRKKDIAIVGLSGKFHGSKDIREFWKNLEQGNELLKFYTEQELEAFGIDQSIINDPNYVPVNSIAAGIENFDYAFFGYTKDEAKVMDPQIRMLHELAWLALEDAGYPPSEYAKNIGVYLSASGNFEWLAHTAISSPKNVNPLTLSQLTNRDYISTLISYSLNLRGPSYFTSTACSSSLTSIHLACRSLLMRECSIALAGGVSIDCSDYKGYFYAEGMITSKDGHCKAFSNDSSGSVKGNGGAIIALKRMEDAVNDNDHIYAIIRSSAANNDGRRKVGYTAPSVSGQAECIMLAHKVANVPYNTISYIEAHGTATKLGDPIEIEALNKAFNNDVSHKCAIGSLKSNVGHLDAAAGVAGVIKTSLALKNKKIPASLHYAGPNPEINFASGPFYVNDALSNWKPINGTPLRAGVSSFGIGGTNAHVVLEAYDSVNKKSSERPYVFMPFSAKTQTALDNYTQDFKDFLKDYQDTNLADLSHTLQTGRTSFNYRNFALYKNTGETLEVSSIQNKNSGTIAKKNSTVVFMFPGQGNQYFAMAKDLYSSEPLFKEVMDEGFKVLLDITGESYKDILGYNETAVDENKINNTLYTQPILFLVEYALASYLLKLGITPKNMIGHSLGEYTAACIANVFSLKDGLKLITKRAKLISNIEEGTMVAVGVSSSSINSMLDDSLSIAAINTPDSCIISGNDSNITAFTELLTQKEISFSILKTSHAFHSEMMDAMLGDFEKEFQHITLSEPTLPFVSNLTGKPITKEEATSGKYWVRHLRETVRFADGLNHLLKKSNTVFIEVGPGKSMRSFYKQLSKDTKYTNVGLMRHPKEQFDDSLYFTDALATLWSAGIKIDWEVYYAHEVRYKISAPTYSFDKHKFEVEVDVQKSIMNHSSMNNGMLTHDEWYHERKWKTALLPTQKEVATISNYLVFSDQNALIAQLIPSLTTEGNKVIEVTKGEAFIKISDTKFTIRSNSKEDLSHLFDVLKQGKNHFDAIIYNWKLQGELQDEIVQTFTTVLKTCKELIATDSQQQKKIVILSDFNYDILGNEHLNIAADTISMITNVCAQENKNITALHIDIAQEKVNERLINDIKNELSYNTTSGTIAFRNNRRWVDFYDRISIDSWETKPVIEKGKTYLITGGLGYLGNLLTKHILETYKATVILTGRSPLPEAANALEHPKFKKLQKLQEIHHAVHYYQMDVSDEISVNQTIETITQNHGEISGIIHAAGNIDNNTFKFVESIDEKSTLEQFAPKINGTLNLYKTFKNKELDFVWISSSLASILGGLSYGAYAVANRFIDAFLQHHKEELKHWTSINFDGLGVGAIESKEIVAIFEKTHHQTNFQQYIISRRDPNLVLLHASQETTQEAEMETEEVLQIRDTSNYVAPSSETEKTLSDIWQSFFGYDKIGITEDFFELGGDSLKAMTLIKRMHKFYGVELNLLDFFSKPNIKELAGEIDIALKIINDEQKKARTNVIKI is encoded by the coding sequence ATGGAACAAACAATTAGAAAAAAAGATATTGCTATTGTAGGGCTTTCAGGAAAATTTCACGGATCAAAAGATATCCGAGAATTCTGGAAAAACCTTGAGCAAGGAAATGAGTTGCTTAAATTTTATACGGAACAAGAATTAGAAGCATTTGGAATTGATCAATCAATTATAAATGATCCTAATTATGTACCTGTGAACTCTATAGCTGCTGGTATAGAGAATTTTGATTATGCATTTTTTGGATATACAAAAGATGAAGCGAAAGTTATGGATCCTCAAATTCGCATGTTGCACGAGCTTGCTTGGTTAGCATTAGAAGATGCAGGTTATCCGCCATCTGAATATGCTAAAAATATTGGCGTATATCTTTCCGCTTCAGGCAATTTTGAGTGGTTAGCACACACAGCTATTTCAAGTCCTAAAAATGTAAATCCGCTGACGCTATCACAATTAACAAACAGAGATTATATCAGTACATTAATTTCATACAGTTTAAATCTTAGAGGACCAAGTTACTTTACATCCACAGCCTGTTCAAGTTCATTAACATCAATTCACTTAGCATGTAGAAGTTTATTAATGCGCGAATGTTCAATAGCATTAGCTGGCGGCGTAAGTATTGATTGTTCCGATTACAAAGGATATTTTTATGCAGAAGGAATGATTACTTCAAAAGACGGACATTGCAAGGCTTTTAGCAACGATTCATCAGGAAGTGTGAAAGGTAATGGAGGCGCGATTATTGCATTAAAAAGAATGGAAGATGCCGTAAATGACAACGATCATATTTATGCAATCATTCGTTCATCGGCAGCTAATAATGATGGAAGAAGAAAAGTTGGATATACAGCTCCAAGTGTAAGTGGGCAAGCAGAATGTATCATGTTGGCACACAAAGTAGCCAATGTTCCGTACAATACAATTTCTTACATAGAAGCACACGGAACAGCAACAAAATTAGGAGATCCAATAGAAATAGAAGCATTAAATAAAGCGTTTAACAATGATGTTTCGCACAAATGTGCAATTGGTTCCTTAAAATCAAACGTTGGTCATTTAGATGCAGCGGCAGGAGTTGCAGGAGTTATCAAAACATCACTAGCATTAAAAAATAAAAAAATACCTGCTTCCTTACATTATGCAGGGCCAAATCCAGAAATCAATTTTGCGTCAGGACCATTTTATGTAAATGATGCATTATCCAATTGGAAACCTATAAACGGAACACCATTACGAGCTGGTGTAAGTAGTTTTGGAATTGGAGGAACAAATGCACATGTAGTATTAGAAGCATATGATTCTGTAAACAAAAAAAGTAGTGAAAGACCTTATGTGTTCATGCCATTTTCGGCAAAAACACAAACGGCACTTGACAATTACACGCAAGATTTTAAAGATTTCTTAAAAGATTATCAAGATACAAACCTTGCAGACCTTTCACATACGTTACAAACAGGCAGAACAAGCTTTAATTATCGCAATTTTGCATTATATAAAAATACAGGAGAAACGTTAGAAGTTTCTTCAATCCAAAATAAAAACAGCGGTACAATTGCTAAGAAAAATAGTACTGTAGTATTTATGTTTCCAGGACAAGGAAATCAATACTTCGCAATGGCGAAAGATTTGTACAGTTCTGAACCATTGTTTAAAGAAGTAATGGACGAAGGTTTCAAAGTGCTTTTAGATATCACAGGAGAATCGTACAAAGATATTTTGGGCTATAACGAAACTGCTGTCGACGAAAATAAAATAAACAACACATTATATACACAACCTATTCTATTCTTGGTAGAATATGCTTTGGCGTCATACTTACTAAAATTAGGAATAACTCCCAAAAACATGATTGGTCATAGTTTGGGTGAATATACAGCCGCATGTATTGCGAATGTTTTTTCTTTAAAAGATGGATTAAAATTAATTACCAAGAGAGCCAAATTAATTAGCAACATTGAAGAAGGAACTATGGTAGCTGTTGGCGTTTCTTCAAGTAGCATAAATTCAATGCTTGATGATTCACTTTCTATTGCAGCTATAAATACGCCTGATTCGTGTATTATTTCTGGAAATGATTCAAACATTACGGCATTTACGGAACTACTTACGCAGAAAGAAATATCATTCTCCATACTAAAAACGTCACATGCTTTTCATTCAGAAATGATGGATGCAATGTTAGGAGATTTTGAAAAAGAGTTTCAACACATCACACTTTCGGAACCAACACTTCCATTTGTTTCGAACCTTACCGGAAAACCAATCACAAAAGAAGAAGCTACTTCTGGAAAATATTGGGTGCGTCATTTGCGTGAAACGGTTCGCTTTGCAGACGGATTAAATCATTTATTAAAAAAATCGAACACAGTTTTTATAGAAGTTGGACCAGGAAAATCAATGCGTTCATTCTACAAACAACTAAGTAAAGACACAAAATATACCAATGTTGGTTTAATGCGTCATCCAAAAGAACAATTTGACGACAGTTTATACTTTACAGATGCATTAGCAACACTTTGGAGTGCAGGAATTAAAATTGATTGGGAAGTGTATTATGCACATGAAGTTCGATATAAAATTTCAGCGCCAACATACAGTTTTGACAAACATAAATTTGAGGTAGAAGTTGACGTGCAAAAAAGTATAATGAATCATTCTTCCATGAATAATGGTATGTTAACACACGATGAATGGTATCATGAACGAAAATGGAAAACAGCTTTATTGCCAACACAAAAAGAAGTTGCAACTATTTCAAACTATCTTGTGTTTTCAGATCAAAATGCTTTGATAGCTCAATTAATTCCTTCATTAACTACTGAAGGAAATAAAGTAATTGAAGTGACAAAAGGGGAAGCGTTTATTAAAATAAGCGATACAAAATTCACAATACGTTCAAACTCTAAAGAAGATTTATCACATTTATTTGATGTGCTAAAGCAAGGTAAAAATCATTTTGATGCCATTATTTATAATTGGAAGCTTCAAGGAGAACTGCAAGATGAAATTGTGCAAACATTCACGACAGTATTAAAAACGTGTAAAGAACTCATTGCTACAGATTCTCAACAACAAAAAAAGATAGTAATTCTCTCCGACTTTAATTATGACATTCTTGGGAATGAACACCTAAATATTGCCGCAGATACTATTAGTATGATTACGAATGTATGCGCACAAGAAAATAAAAACATAACGGCTTTACATATTGATATTGCACAAGAAAAAGTAAATGAAAGACTTATAAACGATATCAAAAACGAGTTGTCCTATAACACAACATCCGGAACAATAGCGTTTAGAAACAATAGAAGATGGGTTGATTTTTATGATAGAATATCAATAGATAGTTGGGAAACAAAACCAGTTATTGAAAAAGGAAAAACATACTTAATTACAGGTGGATTAGGATATTTAGGGAATTTATTAACGAAACACATTTTGGAAACGTACAAAGCTACGGTGATTCTTACGGGACGTTCTCCGTTACCAGAAGCGGCGAACGCTTTAGAGCATCCAAAATTTAAAAAATTACAAAAGCTTCAAGAAATTCATCATGCAGTACATTACTATCAAATGGATGTTTCAGATGAAATATCTGTAAACCAAACCATTGAAACAATTACTCAAAATCATGGAGAAATTTCAGGAATCATTCATGCGGCTGGAAATATTGACAATAACACGTTTAAGTTTGTTGAATCGATTGATGAAAAAAGTACGCTAGAACAGTTTGCGCCAAAAATTAATGGAACACTCAACTTGTATAAAACGTTCAAAAATAAAGAACTTGATTTTGTTTGGATTAGTTCAAGTTTGGCTTCTATTTTAGGAGGATTATCCTATGGAGCGTATGCTGTAGCAAATAGATTTATAGACGCTTTTCTTCAACATCATAAAGAAGAATTAAAACACTGGACAAGTATTAATTTTGATGGATTAGGTGTTGGAGCAATTGAGTCAAAAGAAATCGTTGCTATTTTTGAAAAAACGCATCATCAAACAAACTTCCAACAATACATCATTTCAAGAAGAGATCCGAATCTAGTATTATTACATGCTTCTCAAGAAACAACACAAGAAGCGGAAATGGAAACTGAAGAAGTATTGCAAATACGCGATACCAGTAATTATGTCGCGCCATCAAGCGAAACAGAAAAAACATTGAGTGACATATGGCAATCATTTTTTGGCTATGATAAAATTGGAATCACGGAAGATTTCTTTGAATTAGGAGGCGATTCGCTAAAAGCAATGACATTAATTAAAAGAATGCACAAATTTTACGGCGTTGAGTTGAATTTACTCGATTTTTTCTCCAAACCAAACATCAAAGAACTTGCTGGCGAAATAGATATTGCGCTGAAAATAATTAATGATGAACAGAAAAAAGCACGTACAAACGTCATTAAAATATAA
- a CDS encoding non-ribosomal peptide synthetase: MKKLKNIIYQLHQQNIKLTLNGDNIEVASIDNKISPEQIQLIKSHKSELIEYLKTLENNNNSMSNIAVIPTSQSYKMSDAQRRLWLVCQMQETSIAYNLPISVELKGTYDRDCFVKAIEATIERHEILRTVFKEDAQGEIRQWIVPANELDFKVDYQDYQEVENPEEASKKYIADDSYKLFNLENGPLIRASLHHLSADSYVFYYNMHHIISDGWSLDVLGKDVMTYYNAYKNDTTPELTELRIQYKDYVVWSDEQHNKEATNESKEFWSQKLAGELPTIDLPGQKLRPKFKTSNGHVLQTIVPATLSTKLNNFLKEQQGSLFTGLIAALKTTLYKYTAKRDIIIGSPVAGRNHPELEDQIGFYVNNLVLRNEIDANDSFLSFYSNVKKNTLESFEHALYPFDLLIEDVGIVYDMSRTPIFDISLTLHNPTETESNEPLNTNKVIDLGKGVCKNDIEFHFRPIGDCISIIVKFNKDIYDTVTIANFLKHFKQLLAEVLEKPHAKLDQITYLSPSETDEILTVFNINTLAYPKEETLVSLFTKQAVLTPDTKAIVFNNTSLTYKELDEVSNQLAHCFIKEHNIESNDTIAVKLDRSEQFIITILAILKAGASYIPIDTNYPQERKEFILNDAKVKMLVTDSNYIFDLDYYEGNLFAIDIDFEAAEYDKTQPTVEVKASDVAYIIYTSGSTGTPKGVMIQHKGIVNTAMAIINGMNLKECKHSLQFASYSFDASVFETYNALLSGSTLYMVDENTRKTPALLEQYIIDHKIETATLPPSYLKLMNMESLKSLKVLVTAGEAAVYDKVMEYLEFGGVYYNAYGPTETSICSCAFKMTKGTEVSGTQIPIGTPIANVQMYVLDAHNHIQPKGVVGELCISGAGLAKGYLNREELTAEKFISHPYISGERLYKTGDMGRMLENGAIEFVGRVDDQVKIRGHRIELGEVSYQLESKEDIEEVALLVIDDEAGDKELVAYIVSKKEQNTIEIRQFLSKRLPDYMLPSQYIQVDKILLNTSGKVDRKALIALNAGNLSAEVEYVAPRNEIEEKVHEIWSSILKIEKISVKGDFFVLGGQSLKATSLINEYQKAFGAKLTLKELFENITLESHATMIASANKVSFESIPEVVAADNYKVSRAQHRLWVQSQFEDASMAYNIPLSIRTNIENVESFEKAIHAVIERHEILRTVFRKNEEGELRQWVLDPSETNFAIAHHDMQHENNPDAEIRNYIQQDSHVTFDLEKGPLFRVAIFKASHDSYTIYYNMHHIISDGWSMNILSKDIMSYYEAFKQNKTPNLAELNIQYKDYAAWQYSKLKEEAFETDQTYWLNEFSEEQPFLDLPFQKQRPQLKTYDGDTLETYLSLEQSKGLKTFLQSQNGSLFTGVLALCNVLFYKYTGFHDITIGTIVAGRDHADLTNQIGCYVNSLALKNKIIPTESFQKFNKKVATSTLTAFNHQAYPFDQLIEDLNVKGDLSRNPLFDVLLVVQNTGEDEKGSEITIESSFVDEIFHRKNTKSKFDIQITFNEIGEHISFSITYNTALYEETEMRSLMMHFKKLVSEVLTKPEKAVGELAYLSENEQQQLLVDFNPNSDISYPKEETIVSIFEKQVQLRQHETAVAFEDKKLSYLELDTAVNQLANYLKDSCDIQPQDLISVELARSEWLIVSILAVLKLGAAYVPIDPAYPQERINYIRKDSNCKLSIDEATLNAFRLVQAKCSIEKPSNALEANHLAYVIYTSGTTGNPKGVLIEHESVVRLLYNDAQLFDFKATDVWCLFHSYCFDFSAWEIFGALLYGSKLVVVPSMTAKDTKLFAELLSKENVTVLNQTPSVFKILQSEMVTSKIAHTIRYVIFAGEALMPEITKDWHEAFPSCKLVNMYGITEGTVHVTYKEITMPEIIANKSNVGIGIPTISCYVLDENLQLVPIGVNGELYVSGVGIARGYLNRPELTEERFIKHPFKTNERLYKTGDVACWLPNGDMEYKGRIDDQVKIRGHRIELKEIEFQLLESESIQQCVVLAQEDKEGEKNLVAYLISDQKETTTTLRTFLSNKLPEYMLPSYFIQVDEFPLTSNGKIDKSKLSNIVGRQLESNVEYTAPRNEAEERLIEILSVALDTDASKIGIHDNFFDMGMNSIKLIQILENFNKEFNTSIKPISLFEHTTVDDFISNVFSNEDQEKTSETEFQIGADLSEELDDFITSMNE, translated from the coding sequence ATGAAAAAACTTAAAAATATAATTTATCAATTACATCAGCAAAATATAAAATTAACACTAAATGGTGATAATATTGAAGTTGCGTCAATAGATAATAAAATTTCTCCTGAGCAAATTCAATTAATTAAATCTCATAAAAGTGAACTAATTGAATATTTAAAAACATTGGAGAACAACAACAACTCCATGTCAAATATAGCCGTGATTCCTACATCGCAGAGTTATAAGATGTCTGATGCACAAAGAAGATTGTGGTTGGTATGTCAAATGCAAGAAACCTCTATTGCCTATAATCTTCCAATATCGGTTGAATTAAAAGGAACATATGATCGAGACTGTTTTGTAAAAGCAATTGAAGCTACTATTGAACGACACGAAATACTCAGAACTGTATTTAAAGAAGATGCACAAGGAGAAATTCGTCAATGGATTGTACCAGCAAACGAATTGGATTTTAAAGTTGACTATCAAGATTACCAAGAAGTTGAAAATCCTGAAGAAGCATCCAAAAAATACATTGCTGACGATTCTTATAAATTATTCAATTTAGAAAACGGACCATTAATTAGAGCAAGTTTACATCACCTTTCCGCAGATAGCTATGTGTTTTATTACAACATGCATCACATTATTAGCGACGGTTGGTCACTTGATGTATTGGGAAAAGATGTAATGACGTATTACAATGCGTACAAAAATGATACAACACCTGAATTAACGGAACTTCGCATACAATACAAAGATTATGTAGTTTGGAGTGATGAGCAACACAACAAAGAAGCAACAAATGAAAGCAAAGAATTTTGGAGTCAAAAACTAGCAGGTGAGCTTCCTACTATAGATTTGCCAGGACAAAAATTGCGTCCAAAATTTAAAACAAGTAACGGTCATGTATTACAAACAATAGTACCAGCAACACTTTCTACAAAGTTGAACAACTTTTTAAAAGAGCAACAAGGAAGTTTATTTACAGGACTTATTGCGGCATTAAAAACAACATTATATAAATATACAGCCAAAAGAGATATTATAATAGGTTCGCCAGTTGCAGGAAGAAATCATCCTGAATTGGAAGATCAAATTGGGTTTTACGTAAACAATTTAGTACTCAGAAATGAAATTGATGCGAACGATTCTTTCCTATCCTTTTATTCAAATGTAAAGAAAAACACGTTAGAGAGTTTTGAACATGCATTATATCCTTTCGATCTTTTAATTGAAGATGTTGGAATTGTATATGACATGAGTAGAACGCCCATATTTGACATTTCGCTAACGCTTCACAATCCTACGGAAACGGAAAGTAATGAACCATTAAATACCAATAAAGTCATTGATCTTGGTAAGGGCGTTTGTAAAAATGATATTGAATTTCATTTTCGTCCAATAGGTGATTGTATCTCCATTATAGTGAAATTTAACAAAGACATTTATGATACGGTTACCATTGCTAATTTCTTAAAACACTTCAAACAATTACTTGCAGAAGTACTAGAAAAGCCGCACGCCAAACTAGATCAAATTACGTATTTGTCACCTTCAGAAACGGATGAAATTTTAACAGTATTCAACATAAATACATTAGCATATCCAAAAGAAGAAACCTTAGTAAGTCTATTTACAAAACAAGCCGTTTTAACACCTGATACAAAAGCAATTGTTTTCAATAATACATCACTAACGTATAAAGAATTGGATGAAGTGTCAAACCAATTAGCACACTGTTTTATAAAAGAACATAACATCGAATCTAATGATACTATAGCAGTAAAACTGGATAGAAGTGAGCAATTTATCATCACAATACTAGCTATTTTGAAAGCTGGAGCTTCTTACATACCAATTGATACGAATTATCCGCAAGAGCGTAAAGAGTTTATTTTGAATGATGCCAAAGTGAAAATGCTTGTAACAGATTCAAACTACATTTTTGATTTAGATTATTATGAAGGCAACCTTTTCGCAATTGATATAGATTTTGAAGCCGCTGAATATGACAAAACGCAACCAACTGTTGAGGTAAAAGCATCAGATGTAGCCTATATCATTTACACAAGTGGTTCAACAGGAACGCCAAAAGGAGTTATGATTCAACATAAAGGAATCGTGAATACAGCAATGGCAATTATCAATGGTATGAACTTAAAAGAATGTAAGCATTCACTACAATTTGCTTCCTATTCATTTGATGCTTCCGTATTTGAAACCTACAATGCACTACTTTCTGGTTCAACCTTATATATGGTTGATGAAAATACCAGAAAAACGCCTGCACTTTTAGAACAATATATTATTGATCATAAAATAGAAACAGCTACGTTGCCGCCATCGTATCTAAAATTAATGAACATGGAAAGCCTGAAAAGCTTGAAAGTGTTAGTAACGGCAGGAGAAGCAGCAGTTTATGATAAAGTAATGGAATATCTTGAATTTGGAGGTGTTTATTACAATGCGTACGGACCAACAGAAACGAGTATTTGTAGTTGTGCTTTTAAAATGACGAAAGGAACGGAAGTTTCAGGAACGCAAATTCCTATTGGAACACCAATTGCCAATGTACAAATGTATGTTTTAGACGCACATAACCATATACAACCAAAAGGTGTCGTTGGCGAATTATGTATTTCAGGTGCAGGACTTGCTAAAGGATACCTAAATCGTGAAGAATTAACAGCAGAAAAATTTATTTCGCATCCTTACATTAGTGGAGAACGTTTATACAAAACGGGCGACATGGGACGTATGTTAGAAAATGGTGCTATTGAATTTGTCGGTAGAGTAGACGATCAAGTGAAAATACGTGGACATCGAATAGAATTAGGAGAAGTATCTTATCAATTAGAATCAAAAGAAGACATAGAAGAAGTTGCTTTATTAGTGATAGATGATGAAGCAGGCGATAAAGAATTAGTAGCGTATATCGTGTCTAAAAAAGAACAAAACACCATAGAAATTCGCCAGTTCTTATCAAAAAGATTACCAGATTATATGTTGCCAAGTCAATATATTCAAGTTGATAAAATTCTATTAAACACAAGTGGAAAAGTTGATAGAAAAGCACTTATAGCTTTAAATGCTGGAAACCTTTCTGCTGAAGTGGAATATGTTGCTCCAAGAAATGAAATAGAAGAAAAGGTTCATGAAATTTGGAGTTCCATCTTAAAGATAGAAAAAATTAGCGTTAAAGGCGATTTCTTTGTCTTAGGAGGACAAAGTTTGAAAGCAACTTCGCTTATTAACGAATATCAAAAAGCGTTTGGCGCAAAGCTAACACTAAAAGAACTATTTGAAAATATCACGTTGGAATCGCATGCAACAATGATTGCTTCCGCGAATAAGGTAAGCTTTGAAAGCATTCCTGAAGTTGTAGCCGCAGACAATTATAAAGTTTCTCGTGCACAACATCGTTTATGGGTTCAAAGCCAGTTTGAAGATGCTTCGATGGCTTACAATATTCCGCTATCGATCAGAACGAACATTGAAAATGTGGAAAGTTTCGAAAAAGCAATTCATGCTGTAATTGAGCGTCATGAAATATTACGAACAGTTTTTAGAAAAAATGAAGAAGGCGAATTGCGTCAATGGGTTTTAGATCCATCGGAAACAAATTTCGCTATTGCGCATCATGACATGCAGCACGAAAACAATCCGGATGCGGAAATTAGAAATTACATTCAACAAGATTCCCATGTAACTTTCGATTTAGAAAAAGGGCCATTATTCAGAGTTGCTATTTTTAAAGCTTCGCACGATTCATATACCATCTATTACAACATGCATCATATTATAAGTGACGGTTGGTCAATGAATATCTTGTCTAAAGACATTATGTCGTATTATGAAGCGTTCAAACAAAATAAAACACCAAATCTTGCAGAATTAAACATTCAATACAAAGATTATGCAGCTTGGCAATATTCTAAATTGAAAGAAGAAGCATTTGAAACAGATCAAACATATTGGTTAAATGAATTTTCAGAAGAACAACCATTTTTAGATTTACCATTTCAAAAACAACGTCCACAACTAAAAACATATGATGGTGACACGCTTGAAACCTATTTGTCACTAGAACAATCTAAAGGATTAAAAACGTTTCTTCAATCTCAAAATGGAAGCTTATTTACAGGTGTTTTAGCATTATGTAACGTACTTTTCTATAAATATACAGGGTTTCATGACATTACAATTGGGACAATAGTTGCAGGAAGAGATCATGCAGATTTAACAAACCAAATTGGTTGTTATGTAAATTCATTGGCATTAAAAAACAAGATCATTCCAACGGAAAGTTTTCAAAAATTTAATAAAAAAGTAGCAACTTCAACTTTAACGGCTTTCAATCATCAGGCATATCCTTTTGATCAATTAATTGAAGATTTAAATGTAAAAGGCGATTTAAGCAGAAATCCACTATTTGATGTACTGTTAGTAGTACAAAATACTGGAGAAGACGAAAAAGGATCTGAAATAACAATAGAATCAAGTTTTGTAGATGAGATTTTTCATCGTAAAAACACAAAATCAAAATTTGACATACAAATAACGTTCAATGAAATAGGAGAACACATCTCTTTTTCCATTACCTACAATACAGCTTTATATGAAGAAACGGAGATGCGTTCATTAATGATGCATTTCAAAAAATTAGTTTCAGAAGTACTTACAAAACCTGAAAAGGCAGTTGGAGAATTAGCGTATTTAAGCGAGAACGAACAACAACAATTATTAGTCGATTTTAATCCGAACAGCGATATAAGCTATCCGAAAGAAGAAACAATTGTCAGTATATTTGAAAAGCAAGTTCAGTTGCGACAACACGAAACAGCAGTTGCTTTTGAAGATAAAAAGTTGTCATATTTAGAATTAGATACTGCCGTAAATCAACTTGCTAATTACCTGAAAGATAGTTGCGATATACAACCACAAGATTTAATTAGTGTTGAATTAGCGCGAAGCGAATGGTTAATTGTTTCAATTTTAGCTGTACTAAAACTCGGTGCGGCGTATGTGCCAATTGATCCAGCATATCCACAAGAACGTATTAATTACATCCGAAAAGATTCAAATTGTAAATTAAGTATCGATGAAGCTACACTTAATGCGTTTCGACTTGTGCAAGCAAAATGTAGTATTGAAAAACCATCAAATGCATTAGAAGCGAATCACTTAGCCTATGTAATTTACACTTCTGGAACCACTGGAAATCCAAAAGGTGTATTAATTGAACATGAAAGTGTAGTTCGATTACTTTACAATGATGCACAATTATTTGATTTCAAGGCAACTGATGTTTGGTGTTTATTTCACTCGTATTGTTTTGACTTTTCTGCTTGGGAAATTTTCGGGGCTTTACTATATGGATCTAAATTAGTTGTCGTGCCAAGTATGACAGCAAAAGATACCAAGTTATTTGCAGAATTATTGTCAAAAGAAAACGTAACAGTATTGAACCAAACGCCTTCGGTATTCAAAATTTTGCAATCAGAAATGGTGACTTCTAAGATAGCACACACTATTAGATACGTGATTTTTGCTGGAGAAGCGTTAATGCCAGAAATTACAAAAGATTGGCATGAAGCATTTCCATCGTGCAAGTTGGTCAACATGTATGGAATCACTGAAGGTACGGTGCATGTAACCTATAAAGAGATTACAATGCCCGAAATCATTGCAAATAAAAGCAATGTAGGAATAGGAATTCCAACCATATCATGTTATGTATTAGATGAAAACTTACAATTAGTTCCTATAGGAGTTAATGGAGAATTATATGTATCAGGAGTAGGTATTGCAAGAGGATATTTGAACCGCCCAGAACTTACGGAAGAACGTTTTATTAAGCATCCGTTTAAGACAAATGAGCGACTTTATAAAACAGGAGATGTTGCTTGTTGGTTGCCTAATGGCGATATGGAATACAAAGGAAGAATTGACGATCAAGTAAAAATTAGAGGTCATCGAATTGAATTAAAAGAAATTGAATTCCAATTATTAGAAAGTGAATCAATACAACAATGTGTGGTATTGGCACAAGAAGATAAAGAAGGAGAAAAAAATCTGGTAGCATATCTTATTTCTGATCAAAAAGAAACGACAACAACGCTCAGAACATTTTTATCAAACAAGTTACCTGAATATATGTTACCAAGTTACTTTATACAAGTAGACGAATTCCCACTAACATCTAATGGTAAAATAGATAAAAGCAAACTATCAAACATTGTTGGAAGACAATTGGAAAGTAATGTTGAGTATACCGCACCAAGAAATGAAGCTGAAGAGCGATTAATTGAAATCTTAAGTGTTGCATTGGATACAGACGCTTCTAAAATTGGAATCCATGATAACTTTTTTGATATGGGAATGAACTCTATTAAACTGATTCAAATTTTAGAGAATTTCAATAAAGAATTCAACACAAGCATAAAACCAATTTCATTATTTGAACATACAACGGTAGATGATTTTATTTCGAATGTATTTTCGAATGAAGACCAAGAAAAAACCTCAGAAACGGAGTTTCAAATTGGAGCTGATTTATCAGAGGAATTAGATGACTTTATTACCTCAATGAATGAATAA